One window from the genome of Lacerta agilis isolate rLacAgi1 chromosome 18, rLacAgi1.pri, whole genome shotgun sequence encodes:
- the LOC117039583 gene encoding acidic leucine-rich nuclear phosphoprotein 32 family member B-like: MEMKKRLNLELRNKKPAEVKELVLDNCRSDDGKIGGLSSDFENLEFLSMINVNLLSVSNLPKLNKLRKLELSDNRISGGLEVLAEKTPNLTHLNLSGNKIKDINTLEPLKKLSHLRSLDLFNCEVTTLISYRDSIFTLLPQLTYLDGFDTNDKEAPDSDPEVDGLEDEYDENGEEGEEEDEEDEEELDEDAVDDEEDEEDLDGEEEEDGVDDEEEEEGEDEDDDEDLPQGEKRKREIEDEGEDDPDEDDDDEEDD; this comes from the exons ATGGAGATGAAGAAACGGCTTAACCTGGAGCTGCGGAACAAGAAGCCGGCCGAG GTAAAGGAGTTGGTTCTGGACAACTGCCGCTCCGACGACGGCAAGATCGGAGGGCTCTCCTCCGACTTCGAAAACCTCGAATTCCTCAGCATGATCAACGTGAACCTTCTCTCCGTCTCCAACCTCCCAAAACTCAATAAACTTCGCAAG CTGGAGCTGAGCGACAACAGGATTTCCGGCGGCTTGGAAGTCCTTGCCGAGAAAACTCCAAACTTGACACACTTGAATCTCAGCGGAAACAAAATCAAGGATATAAACACTTTGGAGCCGCTG AAAAAGCTGTCTCACCTACGAAGTTTGGACCTCTTCAACTGCGAAGTGACTACGCTCATCAGTTACCGGGACAGCATCTTCACCCTCCTCCCGCAACTCACTTACCTCGACGGCTTCGACACGAACGATAAAGAGGCGCCGgactccgacccggaagtggacGGGCTGGAAGACGAGTACGACGAGAACGGGGAAG AAGgcgaagaagaagatgaagaagacgaagaagaactCGACGAGGATGCAGTCGACGACGAGGAGGATGAAGAAGATTtggatggggaagaggaggaggacggggTTGACGATGAA gaggaagaggaaggcgagGATGAAGATGACGACGAAG atCTCCCTCAGGGCGAGAAGCGGAAACGAGAGATTGAGGACGAGGGGGAAGACGACCCCGACGAAGATGATGACGACGAAGAAGACGACTGA